Below is a genomic region from Rhodothermia bacterium.
ATAGGTTTATATGCCTGCTTCCCAATTTTTTTATCGGTTGGGTCTGGGAAGTAGCGTAAGAAGATCGCTTTGAGGGCTTTACCGATGAGGCGTCGTGCCACATTTTGCGCACCTTCTTGTTCTCCCTCGTACACCAATTCCACTTTTCCAGTAATGGCGGGTTCCACTTGTAGCAAGTCCAAAATACGGAGGGTTGTTTCCGACTCGTGTTGGAGCAAGGTGCGGCGTTCTGCCGCAGAAATAAGGGCTTCAAGCGCAGATCGAGTCATACGAACGGAAACCCCTGACTTCTGGTCAATATATTCACTTGTCCGCGCCTCGAAGGCCACTTGTTCTATGATTTCCCGAAAGAAGTGCGGTACATTTACGCGGATTCCACCCCGTTCTTGCCATGCTTCTTGCCGTGTGATCTCAATGCCTGTTTCCAAATCTTTTGGATAATGGGTAATAATCTGGCTATCAATCCGATCTTTGAGTGGTGTAATGATGTTACCACGGTTGGTATAGTCTTCCGGATTGGCCGTAAAAACCAGCAATAAATCTAAGGGAATACGCAGGTTAAAGCCGCGTATCTGGACGTCTTGCTCCTCCATGATGTTTAATAGCCCAACTTGAATACGTGGCTGAAGATCGGGTAATTCATTAATGGCAAAAATGCCCCGATTTGCACGCGGAATCAGTCCAAAATGGATAACTTCTTCATCGGCATATGTTAGCCGGCGGGTAGCAGCCTTGATGGGGTCTATATCGCCGATAAGGTCTGCCATATTGGTATCGGGTGTGGCTAATTTTTCGGTGTATCGTTCGGAGCGATGAAGCCAAGCGATGGGGGCTTCGTCCCCTTTTTCAGCAAGGATGGTGCGCCCGAATTTACTAATCGGGTGCAAGGGATTTTCGTTTAGCTCACTGCCTTCTATATAGGGAATAAATTCGTCCAACAAAGAAGCCAACATTCGGATAAGGCGGGTTTTTCCCTGTCCACGAAGGCCCAGCAATATAAGGTCGTGCCTTGCAAGTAATGCGTGTTGGATTTGCGGGATAACGGTTCGTTCATACCCAATCATTCCTTGGAAAACAGGTTCTTTTGATTTGAGTTTGGTAATGAGGTTGTGGCGCAGTTCCTCTTTTACGGTTCGGAAAACATATCCAGAACGCTTTAATTCACCGATGGTGTGGATTTGGGGAGGGTTCATGGGTAAGTTAGATAAAGGATGACCTTGGGTGGGAAGGAACATACCCACAAAGAACCATTTGGTTCAGATCGCTGGTCTAAAGTAGCGGATTCCAAGAGAACTTCATGAAAGTCTTAGAAGGATGAAGAAATCAATAAGGCGTGGTTAATAAGCGCTTAGCATTAACCAATTCCATGTTTTGCGGTTATTCGTGTGCCTATGGACGATTCCATAAACGTTTTTTAAAGTCTATTTGAAAGTTTGGTTGAAACGCATTCCTTTGTTGCAATACTATTTAGAATAAGTCTAAATTAAAATAATATATTCAAATAAACATGAACTGATAGCCTTATGTTTCGACTACAAAGCACCCTTAGAACACTTTTTTTTACCCTTTCATTAGCCACCCATCTGTTTGCCCAAACCCCTGATACTACACGAATCGTATTGCCTCCGGTAACGGTTATTGGAACGGCTCCGGAAGCCTTGCGTACCATCCCCGGCTCTGGGCGCACCTTTGGCCCAATGGCGATTGCAACCATCCAGCCGCGCGGTGCAGAAGACGTATTGCGCCATGTAAGCGGTGTTTATGTTCGTTCGGAAGATGGTCTTTCACTACGTCCCAACATCGGCATCCGTGGACTATCGCCTACCCGGAGTTCTAAAATCTTGCTATTGGAAGACGGCATCCCGCTAACCACTGCTCCCTACGGCGATCCGGCGCTGTATTACCACCCACCAATCGAACGCTTTTCGGGTGTAGAAGTCCTCAAAGGTGCAAGCCAATTGGCCTATGGCCCTCAAACCATTGGCGGGGTTATCAACTATATCACGCCATTGCCTAATAGCGACACGGGCTTTCTCCGCATGGGAGGTGGAAATCGGGGATACCGATCGGTACATGGTGGCTTCAGCAAACGCTTAACCGGAGAAAATGGGATAGGGGTGGACATTTTGCACAAGCGCTCTGACCTAAACCGCGATCACACCGGAACCACCCTGACAGATTTGATGCTGAAGGGCTTGCTTAAAACGGATACAAAGGGGCAAATTATCTTCAAATTTAATGCGTACCAAGAAAACTCGCAGGTTACCTATCCGGGCATCACAGAAGTACAATTTAAAGAATCTCCCTATTACAATCCTTTTGAAAATGACCGTTTTCGGGTGCAACAATTTGCCGTTCATACAACGGGTAGTCGTCTATTAACCCCAAAAACCTTACTCTCTGGCCATCTCTACGGCTATACAATTGCGCGAGATTGGTGGCGACAAGGGACTTTGGTGATGAAAAATGGCGTATTAACGGAAGACGACAACTCTGCAAATCCGGGTAATGCGCAAGGTGTTCGCATCCTCCTCGCTCCCAATCGGCGAGATGGGCGTCTCCGGAATTACCAGGTTGCTGGCATCGCACCACATCTCACGCATGAAGTGCATATCGGTAAGCGGGTGATGACCTTAGAAGGCGGTGTTCGTGCGCATTTTGAAACCCAAAAACGGCAACAACTACGGACGACTGCTGGCCCCACCGCCGAGTCCGGCACTTTGGTAGAAGACAACCTACGCCAAACGCAAGCCTATGCGGCCTTTATCGAAAACAAGGTCGAGTGGTCGCCACGCACTTCGGTCTCGGTTGGTTTTCGCTATGAAGCCATGAATTATCGCCGGAAAAACGCAATGGGAGCGTCCGGAAAAGGAATTGAGGGCGCAAAGAACTTACGTGTATGGATTCCGGGCGGTGGTATTAGCTTTTTACCCAACAAAAACTGGACAATTTTTGCCGGTCTTCATCGTGGTTTTGCACCACCTCGGGTAGAAGATGTCATAGACAATACGACAGGAACGGCCATTGAACTGGATGCCGAACTTAGCTGGAACACAGAATTTGGGGTACGCTGGCAAAAAAGTGGATTACGGGCCGAGTTTACCAGTTTCCGTATGGACTTCCAGAACCAGATTGTGCCAGCCTCGTTGGCGGGCGGAATTAGCTCAACCCTAACCAACGCAGGCGAAACACTACACATGGGCGCGGAAATGGCTTTGGAAGCAGATGCCACGGAGGCAGGATGGCCGCTTGTGCTATCTACCAATATGACGTGGCTCCCAGTAGCTCATTACAAGGGCAACCGGAAAAGCGCAATTATTGTAACCGAAGACGTGGGCGGGAACCGTTTGCCGTATGCACCGGAATGGCTTGCAGCTGCCATTATAAAGGTAAAACCAATGGAATTTCTAAACTTTGGCGTCGAGTGGGTTTATACCGGAAGTCAATTCTCGGACGATCTAAATTCGGTTACGCCTACTCCCAATGGCAGACAAGGGGAGATTACAGCATATGGATTGTTTAACGCCACCGTTCAGGCAACCCTTAAAAACAAGTGGAGTTTCTCCGGAAATGTCAAAAACATGGCCAATAAAGTTTACATTTCGGATCGTTCGCGAGGGATTATGGTCGGATCACCACGCAATTGGCAAATAGGCATTGCTAAAATATTCTGATGCAGGCATTGAGGTGGGCGAGAATGTTTAATCGTCCACCTCAACCACGCTTGGGAAAAAGCAGTATAAACGCTACCACCCAATACAATCACAAACCATTATATTTATTACAACTTATACAACCTTACTATTGGGTCATGTCTTGCGCATTTCATTTTTCGGGGAGATCGGATGTTAATGCTTCGGCGGATGTCCAAAGCCCTATCCAAAGTGGTACAGTGCCTCTTGTAGTGGCATAAGTAGAGGTAGCATCTTTAAGGATTGCTTTTCGTTTTCAAGGGGTTTCTAAATGGTTTCTGTTGCTTTTTTCAGCACCACACCCGGTTCTACGGGATTGACGGAGACGCAGTCACCTACCTTAAAATGGTGACGATTATCGGTATGTACCAAAAACTCCAATCCTTTTTGGCGCAAGCGATAGGTGATGTCGTGACCGCGAAATGCCTTTGAAATGACCTCGGCATGTACAGAATCGGTATTGGCGACCAACTGGATGTCTAAATGCTCTGGGCGAAGCGCGACCAATACCCCACCTTCTGCTGCGTGTTTCAGCGGGATATTTCCAACCGGACTATTGGCCATATGGCCATGGGCTTCAGAAAAAAAGAGGTTTGTTTTACCCAAAAATTGTGCGACAAACAAAGTATCTGGCTCATAATAGAGTTCTTCGGGTGTTCCTATTTGTTCGAGGTGGCCTTCTTGCATGACGCCAATACGGTCTGCAAAGGAAAAGGCTTCTTCTTGGTCGTGTGTCACTAAAATTGCACTCATTTTGGCTTCTTTCAACAAGTTGCGTAGCTCGTCGCGGGTTTCGTTGCGCAAAACTGCGTCTAAATTGGAGAAGGGTTCGTCTAAGAGAATCAGTTGCGGCTTTGGGGCCATAGCGCGTGCCAAAGCAACTCGTTGTTGTTGGCCGCCGGAGAGTTCGTGCGGCATTCGGTGAGCCAATTTTTGCAAGCCAACCAAGCCCAGCATTTCCTCGGTTCGCTTGGGTCTTTCGCTTTTGGGAAGGTGGTGTAGTCCAAACATCACATTGGCGCGAACATCTAAGTGCGGAAAAAGGGCATATTCCTGAAACACAAAACCAATCCCCCGCTTTTCGGGGCGTACCCAAGTATCCTCATCCGCAAAAACCCGACCATTTAGGGCAATGCGTCCACCTTCGGGTCGCTCAAATCCGCCAATCATGCGGAGTACGGTGGTTTTGCCACATCCACTTGGGCCAAGTAGGGCGAAGATCTCTTCCGGCTGGACGTCGAAGGAGACCTGTTTAACCACATTGCCTTCAGCGGGGCAATAGCATTTGTTTAGGTTTTGGACGGATAAAAGGGGAACTTTTTCCATGGAGGTTATGCGCATGAATAAACCTATAATTTAGCCTTCTGTTTATCACCATCGTCATCCCGCCGGCCTCGAATCATTCAATATTCATCATTTTATGCTATAAGCATCCTTTTATGCTTTTTCTTGGTACAAAAGCAAGCCGACGAAGACGGAAGAGATCAAAACAATGGTGAGGGCAAAAGGTGCAGCAGCCGAAAAATTCGCATTTGCCGTGTATTGCCATACGTTCATCGCCAAACTTTCGAAGCCTATAGGCGCCAAGAGCAATGTAATGGGCAGTTCCTTCATTATAGACAAAAAGACAAAGGCTATGCTCATCAATAAGCCGCGTTTTAGCAA
It encodes:
- a CDS encoding sigma 54-interacting transcriptional regulator, whose amino-acid sequence is MNPPQIHTIGELKRSGYVFRTVKEELRHNLITKLKSKEPVFQGMIGYERTVIPQIQHALLARHDLILLGLRGQGKTRLIRMLASLLDEFIPYIEGSELNENPLHPISKFGRTILAEKGDEAPIAWLHRSERYTEKLATPDTNMADLIGDIDPIKAATRRLTYADEEVIHFGLIPRANRGIFAINELPDLQPRIQVGLLNIMEEQDVQIRGFNLRIPLDLLLVFTANPEDYTNRGNIITPLKDRIDSQIITHYPKDLETGIEITRQEAWQERGGIRVNVPHFFREIIEQVAFEARTSEYIDQKSGVSVRMTRSALEALISAAERRTLLQHESETTLRILDLLQVEPAITGKVELVYEGEQEGAQNVARRLIGKALKAIFLRYFPDPTDKKIGKQAYKPILDWFAKGNSLTFRHEMGQNDYQSLLLQVSGLEKLVQKHFTTSTLPEKFVLMEWVLEALHQHSLVGKDYAEFLTSYSDLVGSMLSGLGNMTDDEDDNDWEDDNNYLRPRR
- a CDS encoding TonB-dependent receptor; its protein translation is MFRLQSTLRTLFFTLSLATHLFAQTPDTTRIVLPPVTVIGTAPEALRTIPGSGRTFGPMAIATIQPRGAEDVLRHVSGVYVRSEDGLSLRPNIGIRGLSPTRSSKILLLEDGIPLTTAPYGDPALYYHPPIERFSGVEVLKGASQLAYGPQTIGGVINYITPLPNSDTGFLRMGGGNRGYRSVHGGFSKRLTGENGIGVDILHKRSDLNRDHTGTTLTDLMLKGLLKTDTKGQIIFKFNAYQENSQVTYPGITEVQFKESPYYNPFENDRFRVQQFAVHTTGSRLLTPKTLLSGHLYGYTIARDWWRQGTLVMKNGVLTEDDNSANPGNAQGVRILLAPNRRDGRLRNYQVAGIAPHLTHEVHIGKRVMTLEGGVRAHFETQKRQQLRTTAGPTAESGTLVEDNLRQTQAYAAFIENKVEWSPRTSVSVGFRYEAMNYRRKNAMGASGKGIEGAKNLRVWIPGGGISFLPNKNWTIFAGLHRGFAPPRVEDVIDNTTGTAIELDAELSWNTEFGVRWQKSGLRAEFTSFRMDFQNQIVPASLAGGISSTLTNAGETLHMGAEMALEADATEAGWPLVLSTNMTWLPVAHYKGNRKSAIIVTEDVGGNRLPYAPEWLAAAIIKVKPMEFLNFGVEWVYTGSQFSDDLNSVTPTPNGRQGEITAYGLFNATVQATLKNKWSFSGNVKNMANKVYISDRSRGIMVGSPRNWQIGIAKIF
- a CDS encoding ABC transporter ATP-binding protein, yielding MEKVPLLSVQNLNKCYCPAEGNVVKQVSFDVQPEEIFALLGPSGCGKTTVLRMIGGFERPEGGRIALNGRVFADEDTWVRPEKRGIGFVFQEYALFPHLDVRANVMFGLHHLPKSERPKRTEEMLGLVGLQKLAHRMPHELSGGQQQRVALARAMAPKPQLILLDEPFSNLDAVLRNETRDELRNLLKEAKMSAILVTHDQEEAFSFADRIGVMQEGHLEQIGTPEELYYEPDTLFVAQFLGKTNLFFSEAHGHMANSPVGNIPLKHAAEGGVLVALRPEHLDIQLVANTDSVHAEVISKAFRGHDITYRLRQKGLEFLVHTDNRHHFKVGDCVSVNPVEPGVVLKKATETI